A genome region from Balneolaceae bacterium includes the following:
- a CDS encoding serine hydrolase, with the protein MKLEGGNKHYLWLPLLLLAGVAWIWQQPGDRPDSAHAGNVAETAAAESDEEPLAITAPADPDSATLSSLTNRADDINAVRSLLVQQKGTLVMERYFDGMSSGRTMNLKSASKSVLSLLIGIAVDRGIIDSVDQPIRHYLPEYFEDIDSEIKRSITIKDLLTMRAGLETTSFHNYGRWVVSDDWVEFALEQPMEDRPGGDMVYSTGSTHLLSVILTRAAGMSTRAFANRHLFGPLDIEVGGWDRDPQGHYMGGNNMALRPSDMVKIGQMVLDGGVWEGERIVSRAWLKDSFRTYTRSNYNPYDYGYLWWKRPVSGYHVRFAWGYGGQYILMIPDLEAVVVMTSDPTETSDERGYQRPVFNLLEHEIIPMLEPVN; encoded by the coding sequence ATGAAGCTTGAAGGCGGGAACAAACATTACCTCTGGCTTCCTTTGCTGTTGCTTGCGGGGGTCGCGTGGATATGGCAGCAGCCGGGTGACCGTCCGGATTCCGCCCATGCAGGAAACGTCGCCGAAACCGCTGCCGCTGAGAGCGACGAGGAACCGCTGGCCATCACAGCGCCTGCGGATCCCGACTCCGCCACCCTTTCCTCTCTCACGAATCGCGCCGACGACATCAATGCCGTCCGCAGCCTGCTGGTCCAGCAGAAGGGCACCCTGGTCATGGAGCGCTATTTCGACGGGATGTCCTCCGGCCGAACCATGAACCTGAAATCGGCTTCCAAAAGTGTGCTCTCCCTGCTCATAGGTATTGCGGTGGACCGCGGCATCATCGATTCGGTGGATCAGCCCATCCGTCACTACTTGCCTGAGTATTTCGAGGATATTGACAGTGAGATCAAACGCTCCATCACCATCAAGGATCTGCTCACCATGCGAGCGGGTCTGGAGACGACCAGCTTTCACAACTATGGCCGCTGGGTAGTGAGCGACGACTGGGTGGAGTTCGCCCTGGAGCAGCCCATGGAAGACCGTCCCGGGGGCGATATGGTCTACAGCACCGGTTCCACCCACCTGCTATCGGTCATCCTGACCAGGGCCGCAGGCATGAGCACCCGCGCTTTTGCCAACCGTCATCTCTTCGGTCCCCTGGACATCGAGGTGGGGGGATGGGACCGGGACCCGCAGGGTCACTATATGGGCGGCAACAACATGGCCCTGCGCCCCTCCGACATGGTGAAAATTGGACAGATGGTCCTTGACGGAGGGGTCTGGGAGGGCGAACGTATCGTCTCCCGCGCCTGGCTGAAAGATTCCTTCCGCACCTACACCCGGAGCAACTACAACCCCTACGATTACGGCTACCTATGGTGGAAACGGCCGGTATCCGGCTATCATGTTCGCTTCGCCTGGGGCTACGGAGGGCAGTATATCTTAATGATACCGGACCTGGAGGCGGTGGTGGTCATGACCTCCGACCCCACAGAAACCTCCGACGAGCGCGGCTACCAGCGTCCCGTCTTCAACCTGCTGGAGCACGAGATCATCCCTATGCTGGAGCCGGTGAATTGA
- a CDS encoding ABC transporter permease, with protein sequence MFLNYLKVAFRNLRRRFSYSAINIAGLAVGLACTLIIGMWVHQETSNDRHFQDSERIYRVGANFYNIGDMAPGPPKFAEVMRTGFPQVERTTQIDWAQNPVMHVGGEEFRQPDAFRADSAFFEVFSHRFVAGNPSTALDDPNAVVLTDELARTYFGQEGTGYESVIGEQILVGEEEIPYTVAGVVEDRGYRSHIPARMWLSTRYPEEGSWTSASSYNYVKLREGVSEAAYREALDRLVEQEIYPALGGSLSYEEWKTSATGYRFLTMNIEDIYLQSDQRFEIGPTGDRTNVRAFGIVALFILLIAAINFINLVTARGATRAREVGIRKTLGTGRPALVMQFLMESVLLCLMAMVLALGLAEIFLSAFKSMTGLAFLDTVLQSPVQVLSMSGIAVLVGLLAGLYPAFYLTRFDPVSVLKGTYRSASSAPLRNALVISQFAISIGLIICAGVVYRQLDYMQQKDMGLETENVLVVDNLNDLGQGREALREEASRLAGVQVAGFSNRIPAGQGISIINMQTPQMEEPASIQRFLADAAFPSLMGFRLLEGRYFDSGNPSDTSTVVLNESAVSELGLTGEALGARINDRYEVIGVVSDFNYESLRKRIEPTVLMYHPGYRQGNRLLLKVESGQVETVLASMHELWNSRSPDEAMNYYFMDRNFEQMLGNEKILARIVALFTGLAILVSCMGLYGLSSYITEQRTKEIGIRRVLGADIKDIILRLNKSFTWPVAVAIAVAVPAAYLVMDRWLSNFAYQAGMSP encoded by the coding sequence ATGTTTCTGAATTATCTGAAAGTCGCTTTCCGCAACCTGAGACGTCGCTTCAGCTATTCTGCCATCAACATCGCGGGGCTGGCCGTCGGCCTGGCCTGTACGTTGATCATCGGCATGTGGGTGCACCAGGAGACCAGCAACGATCGTCATTTCCAGGACTCCGAACGGATCTACCGCGTTGGCGCAAATTTCTACAATATCGGCGACATGGCCCCGGGTCCGCCGAAATTCGCCGAGGTGATGCGGACCGGCTTCCCACAGGTGGAGCGCACCACGCAGATTGACTGGGCGCAGAACCCGGTGATGCATGTAGGCGGGGAGGAATTCCGTCAACCCGATGCCTTCCGGGCGGACAGTGCCTTCTTCGAAGTTTTTTCACATCGTTTTGTGGCAGGGAATCCCTCCACCGCCCTGGACGACCCGAATGCGGTGGTGCTCACCGACGAGCTGGCCCGCACCTATTTTGGACAGGAGGGGACCGGGTACGAGAGCGTCATCGGCGAACAGATCCTGGTAGGCGAGGAGGAGATACCCTATACGGTAGCGGGGGTGGTGGAAGATCGCGGCTACCGCTCGCACATCCCTGCGCGCATGTGGTTGAGTACACGTTATCCGGAAGAGGGAAGCTGGACCTCGGCTTCCTCCTACAACTACGTGAAGCTGAGAGAAGGGGTGTCGGAAGCAGCGTACCGGGAGGCGCTGGACCGCCTGGTTGAGCAGGAGATCTATCCCGCCCTGGGCGGTTCCCTTTCCTACGAGGAGTGGAAGACGAGCGCAACGGGCTACCGCTTTCTGACCATGAATATTGAGGATATATACCTGCAATCGGACCAGCGATTTGAGATCGGTCCCACCGGCGACCGCACCAACGTTCGGGCCTTCGGCATCGTGGCCCTCTTCATCCTTCTCATTGCAGCTATCAACTTTATTAACCTGGTAACCGCGCGCGGTGCCACGCGTGCCCGGGAGGTGGGCATCCGCAAAACCCTTGGAACCGGCCGGCCCGCGCTGGTCATGCAGTTCCTGATGGAATCGGTGCTTCTCTGCCTGATGGCCATGGTGCTGGCCCTGGGACTGGCCGAAATCTTCCTGTCGGCCTTCAAAAGCATGACCGGCCTGGCTTTTCTGGACACCGTCCTTCAGTCTCCCGTCCAGGTTCTTTCGATGTCGGGTATCGCGGTGCTGGTGGGACTGCTTGCCGGGCTGTACCCCGCCTTCTACCTTACCCGCTTCGACCCGGTGAGCGTGCTGAAGGGCACCTACCGCTCGGCTTCGTCGGCGCCTCTCCGCAATGCCCTGGTGATCTCCCAGTTTGCCATATCCATCGGCCTGATTATCTGCGCCGGAGTGGTCTATCGACAACTTGACTACATGCAGCAGAAAGATATGGGCCTTGAGACCGAAAACGTCCTGGTCGTTGACAACCTGAACGACCTCGGGCAGGGACGGGAAGCCCTCCGCGAGGAGGCGTCCCGCCTGGCGGGCGTTCAAGTTGCCGGGTTCAGTAACCGTATCCCGGCAGGCCAGGGCATTTCCATTATCAATATGCAGACGCCTCAGATGGAAGAGCCCGCCTCCATCCAGCGATTTCTGGCCGACGCTGCTTTCCCCTCCCTAATGGGTTTCAGATTGCTGGAAGGCAGGTATTTTGATTCGGGCAATCCGTCCGATACCAGTACGGTGGTTTTAAACGAAAGCGCGGTGAGCGAGCTGGGACTGACCGGCGAGGCCCTGGGTGCGCGCATCAACGATCGCTACGAGGTAATCGGGGTCGTCAGTGATTTTAACTACGAGAGCCTTCGCAAACGCATTGAGCCCACTGTACTGATGTACCATCCGGGATACCGCCAGGGAAACCGCCTGCTGTTAAAAGTCGAATCCGGACAGGTCGAAACGGTGCTGGCTTCGATGCATGAACTATGGAACAGCCGGTCTCCCGACGAAGCCATGAATTATTATTTCATGGACCGTAATTTTGAACAGATGCTGGGTAATGAAAAAATCCTGGCCCGTATTGTGGCACTTTTTACGGGCCTGGCCATCCTGGTCTCCTGTATGGGACTCTACGGGCTCTCCTCCTACATTACCGAACAGCGCACCAAGGAGATCGGCATCAGGAGGGTGCTGGGCGCCGATATTAAGGATATCATCCTGCGACTCAACAAAAGCTTCACCTGGCCGGTGGCCGTGGCCATCGCCGTTGCCGTGCCGGCGGCCTACCTGGTGATGGACCGTTGGCTGAGCAACTTTGCTTACCAGGCCGGCATGAGTCCCTGA
- a CDS encoding type II toxin-antitoxin system VapC family toxin, which produces MIVLDTHAWIWFATDSDKLSDTARRKLSEAERIGICAISCWEVAMLVAKERLGLAMDVQQWISKALDKPKINLLPLSPEIAVLSTRLPGTFHGDPADRIIVASCMDQHAILITKDKSIAQYKFIESLW; this is translated from the coding sequence GTGATTGTTCTCGATACGCATGCCTGGATATGGTTCGCTACGGATTCCGATAAGCTGTCCGATACGGCCCGGCGCAAACTTTCCGAAGCCGAGCGAATCGGAATCTGTGCAATCTCATGTTGGGAGGTTGCCATGCTGGTGGCTAAGGAAAGGCTGGGTCTGGCCATGGATGTCCAGCAGTGGATATCCAAAGCGCTGGATAAGCCGAAAATCAATCTCCTTCCTCTCTCCCCTGAAATTGCGGTTCTCTCTACCCGGCTGCCGGGAACTTTTCACGGTGACCCTGCAGACCGAATTATTGTGGCCAGCTGTATGGATCAGCATGCGATCCTCATCACAAAGGATAAAAGTATTGCGCAATACAAATTCATCGAATCGCTCTGGTGA
- a CDS encoding type II toxin-antitoxin system Phd/YefM family antitoxin, producing the protein MKIISISEFKKHCLSLIDTIRGTNEHITITKYGKPVAEVVPLVQDEEENNDLKGSILFEKDIVASMDDDWEADR; encoded by the coding sequence ATGAAAATCATATCGATCAGCGAATTTAAAAAGCACTGCCTCTCCCTCATTGACACCATTCGGGGAACCAACGAACATATAACCATCACCAAGTACGGCAAGCCTGTGGCGGAAGTGGTTCCCCTGGTTCAGGATGAGGAAGAGAATAACGATTTGAAGGGCAGCATCCTTTTTGAGAAAGACATTGTAGCGTCGATGGATGATGATTGGGAGGCCGACCGGTGA
- a CDS encoding alcohol dehydrogenase catalytic domain-containing protein — MKAFTFQGIRQAALEDIAEPSIQEPGDAIVKVERAALCGSDMHIYHGRETGLDRGTVMGHEFTGRVAEIGKGVQRFSEGDPVISPFTVNCGSCDYCREGLTARCRSSRLFGWVEDGEGLHGAHAEYVRVPMADATLLAKPGELSWEQAVLMGDNLPTGWFCAEMAEIGPGDSCAVVGCGPIGLMCVMAAQFRGAEKIFALDAIPLRLEKARELGAVPVDIREADHRDRLREACGGRGVGKVLEAVGSRDSMRDAFELLRPGGILATVGVQAYGALPFKPPEIYDKNLTLKAGRCSARRYAEELLSQAAAGAFPLESVITHTIPLNDALEAYRLFDTEKGACIKVLLQP; from the coding sequence ATGAAGGCATTCACTTTCCAGGGCATTCGACAGGCAGCCCTGGAGGACATAGCCGAACCCAGCATACAGGAACCCGGCGACGCCATCGTCAAAGTGGAGCGCGCCGCCCTCTGCGGCTCCGACATGCACATCTACCACGGGCGTGAAACCGGACTGGACCGCGGTACTGTCATGGGACACGAGTTCACGGGCAGGGTGGCGGAGATCGGTAAGGGGGTCCAACGCTTTTCGGAAGGCGACCCTGTCATCAGTCCCTTCACGGTCAACTGCGGCTCATGCGACTACTGCCGGGAGGGGCTGACGGCCCGCTGCAGAAGCAGCCGGCTTTTCGGATGGGTGGAGGATGGGGAGGGACTGCACGGGGCCCACGCCGAATACGTACGCGTGCCCATGGCCGACGCCACTCTGCTAGCCAAACCCGGGGAGCTCTCCTGGGAGCAGGCGGTGCTGATGGGCGACAATCTTCCGACCGGGTGGTTCTGCGCGGAAATGGCCGAGATCGGTCCCGGAGACAGCTGCGCCGTGGTGGGATGCGGGCCTATCGGACTCATGTGCGTGATGGCGGCGCAATTCAGGGGGGCGGAGAAGATCTTTGCCCTGGATGCCATCCCGCTGCGACTGGAAAAGGCACGGGAGCTGGGTGCCGTGCCGGTGGACATACGGGAGGCGGACCACCGCGATCGCCTGCGGGAGGCCTGTGGGGGACGTGGAGTAGGCAAGGTCCTGGAGGCGGTAGGCAGCAGGGACTCCATGCGCGACGCTTTCGAGCTGCTTCGTCCCGGCGGCATTCTGGCCACGGTGGGCGTGCAGGCCTACGGGGCGCTGCCCTTCAAGCCCCCGGAGATCTACGACAAGAACCTGACCCTGAAGGCGGGCCGATGCTCCGCCCGCCGCTACGCCGAAGAGCTGCTCTCGCAAGCTGCTGCTGGTGCCTTTCCACTGGAGTCCGTCATCACACACACCATCCCGTTGAACGATGCTCTCGAGGCTTACCGCCTTTTCGACACGGAAAAGGGGGCATGTATCAAAGTACTGCTCCAACCCTGA
- a CDS encoding M20/M25/M40 family metallo-hydrolase, with amino-acid sequence MPGRDPDRNRQAVTYLAHYDHVGFGEPEEGDAIWNGFIDNASGTAVVLELARIWESVRPAHPVLFLFTSAEEQGLLGANWFVHRPPVKLDRIKAVINIDGGFPPGDIRSWNLAASPSFRSAQKTASRMEKNGHEVMLRPLSPDSDHWPFHKAGIPALFLYPSRQADSDHIHTPDDEWQDDFPFEGLRLYAEMALLLGQSLQ; translated from the coding sequence CTGCCCGGCCGTGATCCCGATCGTAACAGACAGGCCGTTACCTACCTGGCCCATTACGATCACGTGGGATTCGGCGAACCGGAGGAGGGGGACGCCATTTGGAACGGCTTTATCGACAACGCCTCCGGAACAGCGGTGGTTCTTGAACTTGCCCGAATATGGGAATCCGTACGGCCTGCACACCCCGTCCTGTTCCTGTTCACAAGTGCCGAAGAGCAGGGTCTGCTGGGTGCCAACTGGTTCGTACACCGTCCCCCCGTGAAACTGGATCGCATAAAGGCCGTCATCAACATTGACGGGGGCTTTCCGCCCGGTGACATCCGCAGTTGGAATCTGGCGGCAAGCCCTTCGTTTCGGTCTGCTCAGAAAACCGCGAGTAGAATGGAGAAAAATGGACATGAAGTGATGCTACGCCCGCTTTCACCCGATTCTGACCACTGGCCTTTTCACAAAGCAGGGATTCCCGCACTCTTTCTCTATCCGAGCAGGCAAGCTGACTCGGACCACATTCATACGCCTGACGACGAATGGCAGGACGATTTCCCCTTTGAGGGACTTAGGCTCTATGCCGAAATGGCCTTATTGCTTGGACAGTCACTGCAGTAA
- a CDS encoding AbrB/MazE/SpoVT family DNA-binding domain-containing protein — protein MKTTMTQKGQIVIPAELRRKYDLKAGTTIHVEEENGKIVLKPVTAAYIRSLRGILKTPEGEKSALDMLKEEREADRRREDEGFSS, from the coding sequence ATGAAAACCACCATGACTCAAAAAGGCCAGATCGTCATTCCGGCGGAGCTTCGACGGAAATATGACCTGAAAGCCGGAACCACCATACATGTGGAAGAGGAAAACGGAAAAATTGTACTAAAACCGGTTACGGCGGCTTATATCCGCAGCCTGAGAGGGATACTGAAAACTCCGGAAGGAGAAAAGTCAGCACTGGACATGCTGAAAGAAGAGCGGGAAGCCGACAGGAGACGAGAGGATGAAGGCTTTAGTTCTTGA
- a CDS encoding type II toxin-antitoxin system VapC family toxin: MKALVLDAWPLLAFYLEEPKAQSIERILIDSQHNGTELLISVVNTGEIWYAVCRAHGSHEADRIIHTIQELNIAIKPVDWNLTRMAAAFKASGGLSYADCFAAALARREQAALVTGDPEFRRLEGEIEINWI, translated from the coding sequence ATGAAGGCTTTAGTTCTTGACGCCTGGCCCCTTCTGGCCTTCTATCTTGAAGAGCCCAAGGCTCAAAGTATCGAGCGTATTCTGATTGACAGCCAGCATAACGGAACCGAACTCCTGATATCGGTCGTCAATACAGGAGAGATATGGTACGCTGTCTGCCGGGCACACGGTAGTCATGAAGCAGACCGGATCATACATACCATTCAGGAGCTGAATATTGCCATCAAACCCGTGGACTGGAACCTGACCCGCATGGCCGCAGCCTTCAAGGCATCGGGAGGACTCTCCTACGCCGACTGCTTCGCCGCCGCTCTGGCCCGCCGCGAGCAAGCCGCCCTGGTCACCGGTGATCCCGAATTCCGCCGCCTCGAGGGAGAGATCGAGATCAACTGGATATAG